Proteins found in one Aquibium microcysteis genomic segment:
- a CDS encoding lysophospholipid acyltransferase family protein translates to MLVLRSFAYNVVFYVNLIVQMLFWTPFYFLAPRHLAWFVPKFWSRSSLWLQTAIVGTRFEITGLENLPDGPFILAPKHQSFWDAIAFFPYLRDPLYILKRELMWIPFFGWYVAKMRMVPVNRGKRSAALKAVVARTRKEMEQDRQLIIYPEGTRRAPGAAPEYKWGIVELYTQLGMPVVPVAHVAGLYWPRRKFMRYPGTIKARFLPPIPPGLPKEEFMRRLIAETETVVDELLVDAASGPDAPDLPESARERLAALGHPVARSAR, encoded by the coding sequence ATGCTCGTTCTCCGATCGTTTGCCTACAACGTCGTCTTCTACGTCAACCTGATCGTCCAGATGCTGTTCTGGACGCCGTTCTACTTCCTGGCACCGCGCCATCTCGCCTGGTTCGTCCCGAAATTCTGGTCGCGGTCGAGCCTGTGGCTGCAGACGGCGATCGTCGGGACCCGTTTCGAGATCACAGGGTTGGAGAACCTTCCGGACGGCCCGTTCATCCTCGCACCGAAGCACCAGTCGTTCTGGGACGCGATCGCGTTCTTCCCCTACCTTCGCGATCCGCTCTACATCCTGAAGCGGGAACTGATGTGGATCCCCTTCTTCGGCTGGTACGTCGCGAAGATGCGCATGGTACCGGTGAACCGCGGAAAACGGTCGGCAGCGCTGAAGGCCGTGGTGGCGCGCACGCGCAAGGAGATGGAACAGGATCGGCAGCTGATCATCTATCCCGAGGGAACACGCAGGGCCCCCGGTGCCGCTCCCGAGTACAAATGGGGCATCGTGGAGCTCTACACCCAGCTGGGTATGCCGGTGGTTCCCGTGGCGCATGTCGCAGGGCTCTACTGGCCCCGCCGCAAGTTCATGCGCTATCCCGGCACCATCAAGGCACGCTTCCTGCCGCCCATTCCGCCGGGCCTGCCCAAGGAGGAATTCATGCGCCGCCTGATCGCCGAGACCGAGACGGTGGTCGACGAACTGCTCGTGGATGCCGCTTCCGGACCCGATGCGCCGGATCTGCCCGAGTCCGCGCGCGAGCGCCTCGCCGCGCTCGGCCATCCGGTGGCCAGAAGCGCCCGCTAG
- a CDS encoding HAD family hydrolase, translating to MSSSRRLTTVGFDADDTLWQNERFFRITERHFAELLSDHADHDHLSERLLEAEKRNLRLYGFGVKGFTLSMIETAIEVTEGRVPARTIELILQAGRDMLSHPVETLPGVRETLERIAGTHTILLITKGDLFDQERKLAQSGLGELFDGVEIVSDKTRTTYERIFAQHGDGAARAMMVGNSLKSDVVPAIDAGGWGVHVPHELTWVLEHVEPPTEHPRFLAIDHLGELSAIVEAIG from the coding sequence ATGTCCTCCTCGCGCCGCCTGACCACCGTCGGTTTCGATGCGGACGACACGCTCTGGCAGAACGAACGTTTCTTCCGGATCACGGAACGCCATTTCGCGGAACTGCTGTCCGACCATGCGGATCACGATCACCTGTCCGAGCGCCTGCTCGAGGCAGAGAAGCGAAACCTCCGGCTCTATGGCTTCGGGGTCAAGGGCTTCACTCTGTCGATGATCGAGACGGCGATCGAGGTGACCGAGGGGCGCGTTCCGGCCCGCACCATCGAGTTGATCCTCCAGGCAGGACGCGACATGCTCTCGCATCCGGTGGAGACCTTGCCCGGCGTTCGCGAGACGCTGGAGCGCATCGCCGGCACGCACACGATCCTCCTGATCACCAAGGGCGATCTGTTCGACCAGGAGCGAAAGCTGGCGCAGTCGGGGCTCGGCGAACTGTTCGACGGCGTGGAGATCGTCAGCGACAAGACGCGGACGACCTACGAGCGCATCTTCGCGCAGCATGGCGACGGTGCCGCACGGGCCATGATGGTCGGCAATTCGCTGAAGTCCGACGTCGTGCCCGCAATCGATGCGGGCGGCTGGGGCGTGCACGTTCCACACGAGCTGACCTGGGTGCTGGAGCATGTCGAGCCGCCGACGGAACACCCGCGCTTCCTCGCCATCGATCATCTCGGAGAACTCTCGGCGATCGTGGAAGCGATCGGCTGA